From the Polynucleobacter acidiphobus genome, the window TACTACACACTAAGAGTCTCCTGATTGACGAGAGGATAGCTATTTTTGGTTCAGTTAATTTTGATCAGCGTAGCTTACGCCTTAATTTTGAAATCAGCCTTATTGTGTACGACCAAACCTTTTGTGCTCAACTTAAAGAATTAACCACTAGTTATCTAAAACGCTCACAAATTATTAATCGGATCGGCTGGGAACGACGACCACGGTGGCGCAGACTGCTGGAGAACACAGCACATCTGGCATCGCCTTTACTTTAAGGCCCTGCCAAATAAATATTCAGCAGGGCATACTCTAATTAGTAGGTCTTATAGGCCAGATATTTCCCAGACAATACAACCTGAACTCGATCACCTTTTGGGTCGGGTTCGCGTTGAATATCCATTGAGAAGTCAATCGCACTCATAATGCCATCCCCAAACTCTTCATGAATTAACTCTTTGATGGTTGTGCCGTACACGCTAACAATTTCATACCAGCGATAAATCAGTGGATCGGTTGGCACTGCTGTAGGAAGTGATCCTTTATAGGGAACGATTTGTAGCCATGCCATCTCTTCATCCGTTAGGTCAAATAATTTCCCGGCGGCTTCTGCCTGAGCCTTAGTAAAAGTCATTTGCCCCAAGCATCCAGCGGTAACCCATTCTTTGGATTCCCCAATGGATTTAGCAATATCAGCCCACTTTAATTTCTTTCTAACTTTTGCCTCAATAATTTTTTGAGTGACAACTTCACGATTCATCATTTCGAAAGCTCCTTAGTTGATTTGAGTTGATTGATTTGTAAGTATTTGATCTTTTCCAGGTCGAACAAGCCGCGGCTTTAAGCGCTGAGTGATATCCCGGACATTATTTTGATTCTGCGTGGCATGCGAGCTTTGTTGTACCAATTTTGAGCGATGCACTAGGAAATCAACGAGATGATTGCGCATGGGGTAGTACATAGGATCGTGGTGCATGGTGGCGCGCTCACGATTTTTGGGAAGCGTATTCTCAACAATTTCTGCAATTCGAGCATTTGGACCATTACTCATGAGCATGATTTTGTCGGACAGTAAAATTGCTTCATCTACATCATGCGTAATCATGAATACGGTTTGCTTGGTTGATGCACAGATTTTGAGTAGCTCATCTTGGATTACCCCACGGGTTAGGGCATCAAGTGCTCCAAAAGGCTCATCTAATAACAGCATTTTTGGTTCGATGGCGAAGGCGCGAGCGATGCCGACCCGTTGCTTCATGCCACCGGATAATTCAGATGGCTTTTTTTGCTTCGCAGCATCGAGGCCAACTAATTCAATGTATTTCTCTGAATGAGCCGTAATTTTTGCTTTGGACCAGTCTGGATATTTGGATTTCACTGCAAAATTGATGTTCTGCAATACCGTCATCCATGGCATTAAAGCATGCCCTTGAAATACCACACCACGTTCAAGGCTGGGCCCCTTAATTTCACGACCCAACATATACGCATACCCCGAGCTTGCCTCTTCTAAACCAGCTAAAACATTCAAAATAGTGGTTTTGCCACAACCCGAGTGACCAATAATGCAAACAAATTCACCTTGCTGAATATCGAAATTGACATTCTCAAATACGGGAGGGGATCCAGCGACATACGTTTTGGAGAGGTTTTCAACCTTCAAGAAATCAATATTAGTCTGCATAAGTCACCATCTTTTGTAATTTGGCAAACAACATATCGAGAAGCATTCCTACAAAACCAATTACCACGATGGCAAATAACACACTTGAGATTGCTAAGTTATTCCATTCGTTCCAAAGAAAGTAGCCAATTCCAGTCCCGCCAACTAACATTTCAGCGGCAACGATTACCAGCCAAGCAATTCCCATTGAAATCCGCATGCCCGTGAGAATAGTTGGTGCTGCCGCTGGCAGAATTACTTTGAATGCCTTGCGGATCGGATTGACCTCTAGAGTCTTCGCAACGTTTAGAAGTTCTTTACGAACGCTTGCGACTCCAAAGGCTGTGTTAATTAACATCGGCCAGATTGAGCAGATGAAAATTACAAATACACCAGATACTGAAGAATCCTTAATCGTATAGAGAGCAATCGGCATCCAGGCGAGCGGTGAGATCGGTTTTAATATTTGAATAAATGGATTGAGTGCCGCCGAGAGTAGGGGGGACATGCCAATTAAAAAGCCAACTGGCAACGCTACTACGAGAGCCAATAAAAATCCAAGGCTGACTCGAGCTAATGAGTAAGCCAGCTGAATCCCAATCCCTTTATCGTTTGGACCTTTGTCATAAAAGGGATCAGAAAGTTGTTTGTAAAAAGTCTCTCCCATTTGCGATAGGGTTGGAAATCCGGATTTTTGATCAGGGGCTACATCTTTACTCCCCTTGCCCATTAATAAGTCATATTCAGAATTTCCACTCGATGCACTTGAAGTGGATACTCGGTCCGGTGAATTGCTCCCAGATTTGGGAGCCGTGGCAAGATGCCATACCGCCAACATCATTAAAAATAGAATGACGGACAGTAGGGCACCTTTTAGCTTGATGGAATTCATCATTAATCCTATGCCTTTGAAATCGCAAACGACTTACTGTAAGCGGCCGCATTCGCAGGATCAAATTCACGACCCATAATCTTGAACTTTGGATTTCCAGTGCTGGCCTTGGCTTGCGCAGTCATCGGTGCATTGGTTTCTTGCATATACTTGCGCGCGTCAGTCAGCAGGAATACTTTCTCAGAAATGTCTTTATAGTTCACATCCCCTTTGACATATCCCCAGCGCTGCATTTGGGTGAGCATCCAAGTTGCCATGGAGTACCAAGGAATGGGGTTGAAATCGATTCGATCCGGTACGTTTTGTACATTACCCAGTCCATCAGCAAACTTACCAGTCAATACTTGCATCACGACTGTCTCAGGTTGGTTGAGGTAGTTTTGTGGTGAGATCACTTTGGCAATCAATGGACGATTTTCAGGATTGCGAGCCATTGTTGATGCATTGATCACGGCGCGATAGAGCGCTGCAAAGGTATTGGGGTTCTTCCGAATAAATTCCTCAGAAGTGCCAAATGCACAGCAAGGATGGCCATCCCAGATATCTTTTGTCAGAATGGTGATAAACCCAACCTCATCGTAAACGGCACGTTGATTAAATGGATCGGGACCCAAGAAGCCATCGATATTACCGGCGCGCAAGTTGGCAACCATTTCAGGTGGCGGCGTTACCCGAATCTGGATATCTTTATCAGGATCGAGTCCTGCCTGGGCTACGTAATAGCGGAGTAAAAAGTTATGCATGGAGTACTCAAAAGGAACTGCAAACTTCATTCCTTTCCACATCTTTGGATCGCGCTTGTCTTTATGTTTATTGGCTAGGGTAATCGCTTGACCGTTGGTGTTTTGAATCGTGGCAACCCGCATCTGACTGGGATCGGAGCCTAATCCCATCGACATCGCAATTGGCATTGGCGAGAGAAAATGCGAGGCATCATGTTCTTTGCTCAGCATTTTGTCGCGAATCAAAGCCCAGCCAGCAGTCTTATTTAATGTGACGTTTAAGCCCTGTTTTTTATAAAAGCCTAGCGGGTCGGCCATGATGAGCGGTGTTGCGCAGGTAATCGCAATAAATCCAATTTTGAGGTCTCTTTTTTCTAAAGGAGCCTTCTCTTGAGCCATCGCCTGCAAAGCGCCAACTGGAAGGAATCCTGAGAGGGCGCTCATCGCACCACCTGTCCCTACCGCTCTTAAGAAGGCACGACGGCGTGCTTCTTGAGGGAAAAGAGCCTTTACAAGACTAGCCTCAATGAAATTGGCACTTTCTTGCTCTTCATTAATTTTTTGTAGATTAGCAGCCTCGTGTTCAGCAGCCGATGCATGCTTGCCACAACTGCAGCGATTGCTAAAGAGAGGACGATCAGGATCAAACGGCTTATGAATACTCATTGCTGGCTCCTTATAGAAATGTTCTATAAGTAACCCTGCAAGAATCGTGCCAGTTCTAATGCGCCCGCTTAATAAGGGCGCAAATTAGTGCAATGCCTAATTTAGGTGCTTTATAGGGATTTAAATCCCAAATTGGTGCATCAATGCACCAAAGAACTAAATACTCTGATCCTCTTTGAGATTTTGAATCTGCTCATCCGAATAGCCCAGCTCTCGCAAGATTCTCTCGGTATGTTCACCAACCGCTGGGATCTTGTCCATGCGATATTCATACGCAGTATTGATACCTGGTGGCAATAGGGCGGGGATTGGGCCATTGGGAGATTCCACCGAATGCCAGCGTCCGCGCGCGCGCAATTGTGGGTGATCCCAAAACTGATGCATATCATTTAGAGAGGCGTTAGCAATCCGAGCCTCCTCGAGTTTGGCTAAAACCTGCTCGCTCGTCATCTCAGAGAAGATCTTCAAGATAATGGCATTGAGTTCCACACGGTTCTCATTGCGCTTAAAGTTCTTATCAAAACGTGGATCAGTCGCCAGTTCGGGTTGTGAGAGGACTTTCTCGCAAAATAATGCCCACTCCCGCTCATTCTGAAGGCCCAACATAATCGTTTTGCCATCGCCAGCTAAATAAGGACCGTAGGGAAAGATGGTGGCATGCGAAGCGCCGGTGCGCGGTGGAGGAGAGGCGCCATCCATGCTGTAATACATCGGGTAGCCCATCCACTCTCCAAGCGCCTCTAGCATGGAAATATCAATCACAGACCCTTTGCCCGTCTTTTGACGTTGCAGCAGCGCTGCCAAGATATTGGTATAGGTATACATACCTGCCGCAATGTCTGCAATGGAAATACCAACCTTGCTAGGAGTTTCAGGGGTGCCCGTAATGGATAAAAGTCCTGCTTCACTCTGAATCAGTAGATCATAGGCTTTTTTATCCCGATACGGCCCATTCTCACCATAGCCCGAGAGATTGCAATAAATTAATTTAGGATTACTTGCTTGTAATGCTTGGGCGTTGAGCCCCATCCGAGCTGCTGCACCGGGAGCGAGGTTTTGGACAAACACATCGGCGGTCTCTAGCAATTGACGCAGGATAGCAAGCGCAGAATCCTGTTTGAGATCAAGGGTCAAACTTTCTTTGGAGCGATTCACCCAGGTGAAATGCGAGGACATCCCTTTGGCACGCTCATCGTAGTTACGTGCAAAGTCACCCGCACCGGGTCGCTCAATCTTAATCACGCGTGCGCCAAGATCGGCTAATTGACGCGTGGCAAAAGGTGCCGCAATGACGTGCTCGAGAGCAACGACTGTAATACCGTCTAAGGGTCGCATCACTAGAAAGAGCGTGGTAAGCCTAGCAAGTGCTCGGCTACATAAGAGTAAATAAGGTTGGTCGAGATTGGGGCGACTTGATAGAGTCTCGTCTCTCTGAACTTGCGTTCGACATCGTATTCGCAGGCAAAACCAAAGCCACCATGGGTTTGTAAGCAAACATTAGCAGCTTCCCAGGATGCCTTGGCTGCTAAATACTTCGCCATATTCGACTCAGCCCCACAGGGTTCTTGACGATCAAAAAGCTCGCAGGCCTTAAAGCGCATTAAGTTGGCCGCCTCGGTCTCGATGTAGCTATCTGCGATCGGAAACTGAATACCTTGGTTCATACCGATCGGACGATCAAAGACTACGCGCTCAGTGGCGTAGCGACGCGCGCGCTCAATAAACCAATAGGCATCACCAATACATTCCGCAGCAATCAGAGTTCGTTCTGCATTTAAGCCATCCAATATGTACTTAAAACCCTGACCTTCGGCGCCGATTAGATTCTCTGTCGGGATTTCTAATTGATCAAAGAAAACCTCATTGGTTTCATGATTGACCATATTCGCGATAGGGCGCACATCCATCCCCTTGCCAATCGCCTCATGGAGATTGACGATAAAGATCGACATCCCCTCAGACTTCTTTTTAACCTCTGTAAGGGGGGTGGTGCGCGCTAGCAAAATCATTAAATCCGAATGCTGAATTCGCGAGATCCAGACTTTCTGACCATTGATGATGTAGCGATCACCTTTTTTGGTCGCAGTAGTCTTTAACTTAGTCGTATCGGTTCCGGTGGTGGGCTCGGTGACCGCCATACTTTGCAGTCGCCATTCACCTGAGGCGATCTTCGGCAGATACTGTTGCTTCTGCTGCTCTGAACCGTGGCGCAGTAAAGTACCCATGTTGTACATCTGACCATGGCAAGAGCCAGCATTGCCTCCCGAGAGATTAATTTCTTCCATGATGACGGAGGCCTCGGCAAGCCCTAGTCCTGAACCACCATATTCCTCTGGGATCAGTGCTGCCAACCAACCCGCATCGGTCATCGCTTTAACAAACGCTTCAGGATAGCCGCGTTCATGATCAATTTTTTGCCAATAGGCAGAGTCATAACGCGAACAAAGATCTCGAAGCGCCTCGCGCATCTCCTGATATTGATCCGGTTTTGGAATCGTCAATGCCATAATTAGTTTAGGATTTTGTTGGTGATATCGATGCTTTGATAGGGGAGTTGGTCGACTGGCCAGGCCCCTGATTTATTACTCTCAAAAATCTTTTTTAGATCCAAGGTGACATAGCTGGTGCGATTTGCATAATTAGAAATATGCCATTGCTGATTATTGAGATCCTTGATGTTCACCCACTGGGTGTAATCAGAAATCACTTTATCACCATCTTTTGAGGCAGCCACACCCACTGGAATATCGACATTGTTCAAAATATGACCAGTGAGTTGTACGCCCTCAGCTCGATTGTTGGGTGGTGTAGCAAGTTGGCGCAAGTAGGCTGCCCGAATAAATCGGGAGGGCGGGGTGTAATCCGCAGGCAAGCCCATCAGCCCACCACCTTGACCAATCTCAGTGACATTTTGGCCATTCACGGTGACTGAGCTTCTAGCAAAGTTTGTTAGGTTTAAGTAATTTCTGGCATTCAGAATATGCCAATCGTAGGTGGGTGCGTTGGTTAATACCTGCGCAACATTGTCAT encodes:
- the cynS gene encoding cyanase, with the protein product MNREVVTQKIIEAKVRKKLKWADIAKSIGESKEWVTAGCLGQMTFTKAQAEAAGKLFDLTDEEMAWLQIVPYKGSLPTAVPTDPLIYRWYEIVSVYGTTIKELIHEEFGDGIMSAIDFSMDIQREPDPKGDRVQVVLSGKYLAYKTY
- a CDS encoding ABC transporter ATP-binding protein gives rise to the protein MQTNIDFLKVENLSKTYVAGSPPVFENVNFDIQQGEFVCIIGHSGCGKTTILNVLAGLEEASSGYAYMLGREIKGPSLERGVVFQGHALMPWMTVLQNINFAVKSKYPDWSKAKITAHSEKYIELVGLDAAKQKKPSELSGGMKQRVGIARAFAIEPKMLLLDEPFGALDALTRGVIQDELLKICASTKQTVFMITHDVDEAILLSDKIMLMSNGPNARIAEIVENTLPKNRERATMHHDPMYYPMRNHLVDFLVHRSKLVQQSSHATQNQNNVRDITQRLKPRLVRPGKDQILTNQSTQIN
- the ntrB gene encoding nitrate ABC transporter permease, whose translation is MMNSIKLKGALLSVILFLMMLAVWHLATAPKSGSNSPDRVSTSSASSGNSEYDLLMGKGSKDVAPDQKSGFPTLSQMGETFYKQLSDPFYDKGPNDKGIGIQLAYSLARVSLGFLLALVVALPVGFLIGMSPLLSAALNPFIQILKPISPLAWMPIALYTIKDSSVSGVFVIFICSIWPMLINTAFGVASVRKELLNVAKTLEVNPIRKAFKVILPAAAPTILTGMRISMGIAWLVIVAAEMLVGGTGIGYFLWNEWNNLAISSVLFAIVVIGFVGMLLDMLFAKLQKMVTYAD
- a CDS encoding CmpA/NrtA family ABC transporter substrate-binding protein, which encodes MSIHKPFDPDRPLFSNRCSCGKHASAAEHEAANLQKINEEQESANFIEASLVKALFPQEARRRAFLRAVGTGGAMSALSGFLPVGALQAMAQEKAPLEKRDLKIGFIAITCATPLIMADPLGFYKKQGLNVTLNKTAGWALIRDKMLSKEHDASHFLSPMPIAMSMGLGSDPSQMRVATIQNTNGQAITLANKHKDKRDPKMWKGMKFAVPFEYSMHNFLLRYYVAQAGLDPDKDIQIRVTPPPEMVANLRAGNIDGFLGPDPFNQRAVYDEVGFITILTKDIWDGHPCCAFGTSEEFIRKNPNTFAALYRAVINASTMARNPENRPLIAKVISPQNYLNQPETVVMQVLTGKFADGLGNVQNVPDRIDFNPIPWYSMATWMLTQMQRWGYVKGDVNYKDISEKVFLLTDARKYMQETNAPMTAQAKASTGNPKFKIMGREFDPANAAAYSKSFAISKA
- a CDS encoding CaiB/BaiF CoA transferase family protein, yielding MRPLDGITVVALEHVIAAPFATRQLADLGARVIKIERPGAGDFARNYDERAKGMSSHFTWVNRSKESLTLDLKQDSALAILRQLLETADVFVQNLAPGAAARMGLNAQALQASNPKLIYCNLSGYGENGPYRDKKAYDLLIQSEAGLLSITGTPETPSKVGISIADIAAGMYTYTNILAALLQRQKTGKGSVIDISMLEALGEWMGYPMYYSMDGASPPPRTGASHATIFPYGPYLAGDGKTIMLGLQNEREWALFCEKVLSQPELATDPRFDKNFKRNENRVELNAIILKIFSEMTSEQVLAKLEEARIANASLNDMHQFWDHPQLRARGRWHSVESPNGPIPALLPPGINTAYEYRMDKIPAVGEHTERILRELGYSDEQIQNLKEDQSI
- a CDS encoding acyl-CoA dehydrogenase family protein — protein: MALTIPKPDQYQEMREALRDLCSRYDSAYWQKIDHERGYPEAFVKAMTDAGWLAALIPEEYGGSGLGLAEASVIMEEINLSGGNAGSCHGQMYNMGTLLRHGSEQQKQQYLPKIASGEWRLQSMAVTEPTTGTDTTKLKTTATKKGDRYIINGQKVWISRIQHSDLMILLARTTPLTEVKKKSEGMSIFIVNLHEAIGKGMDVRPIANMVNHETNEVFFDQLEIPTENLIGAEGQGFKYILDGLNAERTLIAAECIGDAYWFIERARRYATERVVFDRPIGMNQGIQFPIADSYIETEAANLMRFKACELFDRQEPCGAESNMAKYLAAKASWEAANVCLQTHGGFGFACEYDVERKFRETRLYQVAPISTNLIYSYVAEHLLGLPRSF